tcttgagcaaaggaaaaaacgactaaacaactttttagaaatatgcatccacttgaaataacctatccggagaaataacaaacggtttagtgtccaagaaaagaatttgtggagtaacttcttccaccaacttttagctattactagtgtaccgttttgtcgttctcgttctctttccctcttctttcgtttctgctcttctgtcataggccgtcccgGCATCTTGCAaacttagtagattcaaaattaaaaatcttaagacataccaaaaactgcaattcagagcaaaaagcagccgaaaacaaattcaaaataaacactcagctttaagtttatatcgctccaatgcttgacttgaataactacgtagccaccagtgtgtcctgaccacagctatattatgttaaacctggactgaaaccagcgaaaaatgcgagaaaaatatatttttcaaaccgtacctgaactcgaaaagcatcgactgtcaagagctttgctgacgtagcgtggctgggtagccgcgtcgagccacagaaagagcgcgaaaattaagcctcgatcaggtgtgtgtgagtgtctgacctggcttgcgcctgcgatccaatcaacaaccagtccctagtcagcggtcaacttaaaaaaaacagctgaccttgataaggtctaacttgagcccgctatatagtcacgtgatactggtcagcggataccttgttttgacaggtgtcaattgaccataacattgatgtccaatatcaaagatgtatgctgtaaactagttagtgtcaaatgtagtattgcctcctggatgagctctaaactttaattagcccgtgatatggtttcgtgtactggtcacattggcatacatgaaggggcggacggacgtacgtacggacgttgatgacgtcatggctattaaatcaaattttctcacatcgatgggttaccatattttcgcgcgcggagctccgctaaaaattTGTTAGCGTATGCTATAATTGATAAAAGAATCGTGGGTTAAGGAAATAAAATCGTAAACTCGTGTTAAGAAAGGCCACGATTATCGCATTGGATTTAAAACAATAGCGTTGCTATTAAATTATAGTTGAAGCGCGACCAGGCTCAATATTTTGCTTCAAAAATGTATACATTTTCGCATTCGCTAAGCCCCCTTTTTCCGTCATTTAGGTGTTTTCAAAAGGGGTCATTTCATTACATGTCCGCTTCATTAAATTTCCTCCTCATTAGAACTCTTTCGTATGGTCTAGGCGAACGTGACTTACCCCtaaatgcatggagatggttatgaaactcgacaagttcaaAGAGTGCGTTTTTTTGAGAAAATCCAAGAACGGATTTGTGATCTCcgatcaatggattcttcagcgtcaaaaaaacgcaaaattcgaaaaaagattattttccatgacaacgcaaaccaacaaacccagagttgcatgcaatttgaaaaaaaaaaaaagtcgtgtTTAAgtggtttgttttggagaaattcttcaatgaaaatgccaccagaaaaaaaaaataccttagtGATTGATGAAAGGACTGAGTGGAGAAAAGAATGCGTTCTAAGGTACAAATCGATTACAGAGGGTATTTTTTTAGATGtgggaaaggtgctaacaatgttattgctgtcaaaaacagtaatgtaatttctggtgtgaattTGCAGGAAATCTAACTATTTTCGATCTATTCGTGTCTTTGATCGCACGgtaaaatggcgcgagaaaaacatttgggctaaactgtcatgtacggtagctgttgtgtatcatttttcatggaaaaccgcttgtcaaaagtattttttcaaatcctttcccataAAAaacgaagtatcctcctcgagtatGGATTTTGGATTTccccaaaaaaacgcaaaatccgtttttggattcaagaatccttttttgggttttcccaaaaaaacgcacccttagtttcatatttttgtccgtatttttagccttgaccctgcacaaaacacaccttttttcgagaagataaccaatcaaatccttcgattaaattatgcgaaactaatttgcgaacccgtgcgaagcaaaaacaaaagattgtgcggggtcacggtcaattcaacatcaattgcgacaacattgttcttgcttttgaaggttttaaggtgtCGTAACAAGTCCCTTGATTAACTGTGATCTAAACGCGGCCCTGCTTCCTATTGGTCTTTCTAAACGTGCTCCTAGTTCATCCGATTGTTGCCAAGCAGTCCAAGACCACCTAGAATAAATGTGTAGCAAGTTTCTCTCCGGGAACTGGAGTAGGTCACTCGGAACCCCACACGTTCCCACTTGTAAAATTAGGGtttgtcaataaactttcattttgcgTGATGTTGGCCTGATTTCCGGTTTGCGTGACATTTGCAGCGGACTTCCGCTGCTACGCCCATTTATGGACTCCTGCTGCTCATTTGTATTGACCGATTcccaccaaaacaaaatggttAATGAGGTTTCAGCCTCATTTGCATCAAACCCGCCATTTTTAATAAGGTTCCATTCCCATGGAAACTCTATAATTTCCAATATGCGTATTTTATGCAAATGATATGCAGCCGTATGTAAGCGAGGAATACTACTTACCACAAACATAAGATCAAATATGGGATGGACATGAGCACTGAATGCTGAAATTTCCGCTACCACTGCAATCACTCGGCCTTGCTACAACAGATCACAGCTGTTCATGCTATACTCTTCTTATTATTACGGCATACGTTATGGCCAACCACAAAAGACCCTTCTGTGAAAAATGTCGACTTCTTCATCAGCACGCCATTTGAACCTATTTTCGCAGTGGAATTTTGTGATTTGGTGGGTCCCAATCTTGAATCCATAGTCCTCGAGCTTTTTGGTCAGCAGGTGAGCCCCCGGAGAGACTCTAGGATGATAGActtaaacatttttcttttattggacgcttgcataacaatgactgtccgacaggaagtcggtaagtaatatAACGAAGTACCACACAGGAAGctccagaatttggagggagattccaaatctaaaactagtttcagtgctgtttgttttttttttaccgtcgCTGTCTTTCCCTAACTTAAAGCACCTCGAGACTTAAGGCATCTTAGAAATATATAAgccacaaaaataattaataattaaacgtcGGGGTTTGAATTGTCTacagccgctgttacacgttgaaacttttggctgaaacttgtgtgcaacggcgttGCGAAACATGTTTCAGAAGGCGTTGCACCTTGTACCATGGTCGGCttcgtgaaactttttgaaTTTCCGTTgtgagacaagtttcacgaaaagtagaaccgctttctacttctcCAACGGTCGCAACGATCGCAGTGGTGACAAAAACACCACTTTGTGAAACTGGCCTCCCTCGCTCTTGTCACGctacgctgcgtaagccaatcagaaaccggctaagaccatgtaaacaacatttcaagaccagtttcaacgtttccaaACGATTTTCGACCttttatgttacacggtgcaacgcctgctgaagCTATTTTTGCAGGGCGTTGAACATAAGTTTcggctaaaagtttcaacgtgtaacagggGCTTTACACGTTggaacttttagctgaaacttgtgtgctACGGCGCTGCGAAACAATTTCCAGGAGgcattgcaccgtgtaacaaAGTCGatttcgtgaaactttttggaacttccgttgcgagacaagtttcacgaaaagtagaaccgctttctacttctgcaacggtcgcagcaatcgcagtggtgataaaaacaggagtttaaccatgtaacaccacttcgtgaaactggtctcACTCATAATCAGTCTTGTTAGGctacgctgcgtaagccaatcagaaattggctaaggccatgtaaacaacatttcaagaccagtttcaacgtttccgaaCGAGTTTCGTCCTTTTATGTAACACGGTGCAAAGTctgctgaaactttttttttgcagcgccgttgcacataagtttcagctaaaagtttcaacgtgtaacagcggcctTAAGCAGCTGCTTAACCAGTTTCGACTAATAAATTCCCGTAACTGTTGCAAACGTACGGTGGGAAAACATTGCATCAGTCTCTTTGGGAAGAATTCCGTAGGAaaaaggtcttgtcgaagcaaTTCAGAATAaaggaaacataaaattgtggtagaagaggacattgatgtcgtttccacaaaaaattgtcgatcgtgttgcttgcacgatggtattctTTACGATGGAATCCACGctgaaaaactgaaatacaCTTATTAATAAGTGAAAGcgtcagaagtttcatcttcactcgcTTTTACAGCTACCCCATGAGCAGTTAGTTTAACCACTGCGAGCTACCGTTAGATTTCCCATCGAAGATGTGCGAACTACGTCATACTCCACGTGATGCGTCTCGTCTTATTTCGTGGAAAAATATGAAATTATTAGACAGCgggctcgcccaaacgcagcagcTACGTAGCTGAACGCTTGCGCAAGCACCAAAACAAGTTTAATAACTCGTTTTACCAGTTCAAACTAAATTTATTagtccttggcgctggacggcggctcaaTCAGAGAAACTAATGGTTgcttgcagtggtttctctttGGGGAAGCGTATGAAAAaacaactgctcgcagggtattttacagcaagccaatgatcatttctccagtttcttttatggtgtataaaactaaagtttttgtttctcgaacattttcaacccgccatttatTTCCTGCTGTTTactgcttccgtttaaacttaagcatgcgcaataagaccggaaccacacgttttctgggaaaatggagtctgTTATCTCTCCGGGtttcacccgctgaccaaaaagcctgaGGACTTTGGGTACGAGGCTTTCCCGAATCGACCAAATGCAGGGTAGAAGTGTGTCAGCCATACACGGGAGTAAAAAAAGATAATGCTGTGTACACCAGTTCTACTACAGCTTTACTTAACACTGAAGCAccttttgaaaagatttcaacCTCACAGAGCTGTAGGAACTGTCTTCTGGTTGAGAGTATACCAACATATCTGCCACTCCTTGACGGATTTATGTGACACACAAGTGATGCTTCCAGGTCAAATGAACCATCCCATCGCGCACAAACTGGATTATTTGTTACATTGAAGCTGTCGCCTGCAATTCAAGTGAAAAAAGCcccttaaattttgtttttctgggTTAATTTGGTGAACTAGcaagctgaagttttgaaaatgaGTCCTTTGTCAAAGTGAGTACAGGCtaaacttaaagtgccactgtgaccaaaaaatcaattcttattcttctttgggttttaaaactatgtaaactaaacGCTAAGGGatcaagttttaagccttgatttaaaaacggcacctgtttattttaactggaattttcctatttaatgatctaattttaagatcttgagagagctggatcgaggaaaacatgacgtcaaaggctcactactttaagaatacaatgcgtgtgtacgccgcagaattaacaTGCAGCACTGGacttttgggctttcagatttttaaactcacgttttgcatatataataggCGGCATTCACAAGCTGAAATTCTAGGctggtgagcctttgacgtctcTTTtgcctggatccaaccctctgaggtctaatcggtcagttttaaacGTGAGTAATGGGGGACCGTGAAAAACAAatcttacactcaaagtaaacggcctttggataaaagtcaaagctaaaaagtttgccagttaggtgttaggcaaacacacttttaaaatctgaagaaaaagagcaagtgatttttttttaaatcacaggggcacttttaTAAATTTTATACGTAATTAATCAAGAAGTTCGATTCCTTCAAAGGTTAAATTTAAATCATTAAAGTTAATAGATATTTTGctgtcaaattaaaaattagtcaTAGTTGAAGTAAAAAGCGATCATTGACCTAAAGATGGACCGTGGAGCTCGAGTGAAATAAAGGTGAAATTCGCTATACACAAATCTATAGTTTAACGCCAGGGAATGACTACAGTTGGTTTAGGTCAAGCCTACATAtcgtttgaaaaggaaaatactggtAACTAGTAACCTGTCCGAGTATGGGCAACGGGACTACCGCTAATGCAAAAATGTCCACATAGTTAACAGCTTTGAAAAGTAGCTTCACCTTGCTATTAAATTACTACCGATACTTTCCGTAGTGAGGTCAAGAAACTAAGTTTGCTGGACACTCAAGACAACATGACACCAAACTATCCTATTTTTACCAACTGCACAATCCAGTGTAAATGCTGTTTTGAATGTAAATGTTGTTTTGAAACGCCTAAACTCAGCAAGCCGTTGAGTcaaaaagaatatattttttttacagaacTTGTCACTTCTTTTATAGATTGAGGACTTATTTTTTCCGCTTTGTTTTTATCGATAGTCAGTTCTTTTGAGAGGAGATCAAACGTTATGGGCATTTTTTCACACCAATTCCAGTGCACTTGTTTTTCAAGGTGGTGTGTTttcaattagccaataaaatgtttaCTTGCTTCTATTTCCCATGATAAGAATTATGAATTTAATCACTGAAGCGGCTTTTCGTGTTGATATGTTATAAAATAATTGGTTCATGTCTTTAGCTGTGCATATACTCAAATATTAAGTTCTGGATGAACtttaatctcgttcccagagtcatcgttcccttgaccagcggtcggaAAAGATAGACTCTGGTCAAATCCAAAAGaggccatatttgattggctgttgaaaaacggtTTCACTTTCCTGCAATTTACAAATTCTAAATTAAGAAATTATGCTTTCTTCCGGATTCTTATCTATACGAGGTCGAAGTtaatctagaaataaatcttttactACTTACCAGTTCCgtaccttttttgtttttgaaaatacagcattctGAATTTCCTAGTtgtcacttgcgtgacaccagatgctgaaatttgttttgattgaaaaattttgaaaaagtgtaagaatttcCCAATAGATAATTATGCGGCTAGCCTTACATACGTATGTTTCATCCCCgccaagagactcatcagagaccttttgGCTGACTCGTGAAACATCGCGTTTGAGGTCTCACTAGCATCAAATGATGGTGGCAATCTGGAATCTGGCCTTATATCACATAAGGATTCCCAGATTGCCACCATCATTTTGATCCTTGCGGgacttcaaacgcgatgtttgacgagttagccAAAAGGtttctgatgagtcccttggcagggatAAAACATACGTATGTAAGGCTAGCCGCATAATTATCTATTGGgaaattcttacactttttcaaaatttttcaatcaaaacaaatttcagcatctggtgtcacgcaagtgacaAATAGGAAATTCagaatgctgtattttcaaaaacaaaaaaggtacGGAACTGGTAAGTAgtaaaaaagatttatttctagattaACTTCGACCTCGTATAGATAAAAATCCGGAAGAAAGCATAATTTTTTAGTTTAGAATTTGTAAACGTTTCGAGTGTATTACGAGATGTGTTTATACTCATATGTACTGCCTCGCGAGTGAAAAATAAGCGCTTTCGCGGCAAGGTAAActtcagatgtttttgttgatttctaacCGTTCCCttcacgcacgcgcagttattTAACCGGAACCGTTTtctggttccggttttggattattccagagcctcaCGCACCCGTTCCCCTGGAGAAAggtaacggaggctctgggaacgagattggatgCACTTGGGAAGTTCGGAACGCACTCAAGATACTAGAGTTGCCCTCGGCAATCGCTTCGAGCAACTCTTACGCCTCTATCGTGCTCTCATAACTTCCACAACTCCATATACGCACACTAACCATGAACCAATTCTTAATTGGAGCAcacaaaaagcttttgaaaTCTGTAATTCTTTACAGtaaataacaaaacatttaACTTATGATTCTCTTGGAGTCGAGGTTGAAAAGTCTCTTGTTCTTAAATTTATGGCTCAGTTCACtatgtttcaaaaacagattTCTGCAAGTGTTTCTCTCACCCAATGTTATATTGTAGACTTGAGTCCTTGTAACATTTGACCCGTCAGACGTGGGCGAATTCCCAATAACGATGCGAACTTCAAAGACCTGGACAGGACTGCTCAAATCCACTCGCCACCAGCTTGGATTATCTTTTAAAGTACGTGAGCACTGTCCATTCTTAAATTCCTGTTCAGGATTCCCATCAACTGCTTTGTCTGATGTGCCATTAGAGTATTGGTCACTGTAGATGGAGGATTGGGTCGTGCTCTTCCCCGCCACAATGTTCTCTACGTTAGGAATTCGAACAGAATCAGTTATCAGCTCATCATAACCAACatagtcatcatcattatcgttatcgttatcgttatagCGATCATCATCAATACCATGAAGACAcgtaaataattaaaagtaaGGAAGGTTAACCAGAGTCCATCTCGGCTACTTAAAGAGGGAGCCGATGTTCTTGCTACCCCATACtccataatctttaatttgacTATTCAACAAACTATGATCCCTGCAGCATGGTAGAAAAGTAAAGGTGACCCCTTTTTACAAGTCACGTGCAAAAGACGATTCCTAAAATTACCGCCCCGTATCCGGACTAACTGTGTtatcttaatccacaagcaaCTCGCAGGTGACCTTGACAAACACAAGCTTGTCTGCAAGTCACAGTCCTGGTTTGGAAGAAAGCACTCAACCATGAACTATGCGTGCAAAAAGGGGGTAAGTAGAGTTATTATTATGGGTCGCATTAGAGGTTTCGTCATAAAAAGAGATATGCTTAAAACACAATAGTTTATCCATTATTATCACATGGAGTAATCTGTTACAACAAGACCAGGATGGACCATAGCACCTACAACATGGATCTGCCTTGATAATTACGTGCTGCATGCGCTTCTCGGAAGCAACAGatgtctttcctttttttgacgAAATTCATTACCTCCTAGCTATTTCTCACCGTATTTTATGTTTTCTGacagttcttttttattttttaaaagtattAGTATGCTAAATTTAACCAATCATAATGCAAACCCCATGGCCATGAGTAACTAAAAAAAGTTACATATAATATAGCTTACACTATCAACTGGCCAATGCCCCTCTGCATAATAACGACATTCACTATAAATCCTTTACGACTCTCTCGCAATTCAAaatacagttgttgttgttgttgttattatcaaaTTAACAGAACCGAAAAGAAGCAACCCAACTTGCTCCTTCTCTGAGAGACGATTCCATCTGGAAGGAACAATTCGAGCAGCGGAGGCCAGAAAGTTCTTAGAGCAGAATTTATAGcacaatgaagaaaaaaagtgacTTATATCTTCAATTCTTTGTCCACACAAGCAGACAGGAGAAAACTTTCCCGCAATTCTATATGAGTAATAGTTCAAGGCACAAGCGTCCAAACGCATACATGTATGAATGGACAGCTCCCTCTTAAATGTTCCTATCCTGTCGCGTGACCTAAGTTGAGCATTAATATTGTTCCATTCTTTGGTTGTTGATGGAGAAAAGGATAGTTTGAAACGTTCTGTACAAGCTGGAAAGATAGTGAAATTCAGAGCACACCTTAAGAAAAGTTGAGTTTGCTCGCAAACTCTTGTAGGCAATAGATCTACTAGGTAGGAAGGAGTGAGATTGTGAACAATCTTGTAATAAAGTAATGATTTGTGAATCAAACGCCTAACCCTCTTGTGCCTTTCACAGCATCTGTTACAATTTTACTAGATTCATATTGGACAAGATCGATAAGGTCGCTCTAAAGTCCTGGCCAAAGTATAGAACAAAGTTGGAGTCAACGCTACAACTTTGTTCGATCCGACATTGTTCCActgaatgaacgaaatgatttatgaaatgaatcatatactgaaatgcggatacgaaatcaagtaaagctataatcctcgcagttgtggacgcaattttggcaattgcgaagagaagccggaaaaattcagg
This portion of the Montipora capricornis isolate CH-2021 chromosome 11, ASM3666992v2, whole genome shotgun sequence genome encodes:
- the LOC138024787 gene encoding fucolectin-like produces the protein MNKLYGTASVNGTQETAEENIVAGKSTTQSSIYSDQYSNGTSDKAVDGNPEQEFKNGQCSRTLKDNPSWWRVDLSSPVQVFEVRIVIGNSPTSDGSNVTRTQVYNITLGDSFNVTNNPVCARWDGSFDLEASLVCHINPSRSGRYVGILSTRRQFLQLCEVEIFSKGASVLSKAVVELVYTALSFFTPVYG